gtaggctgCAAGTTTTGACAAGAAAGTTGCatcatataataaaaaagatccTATCCCTGATTCTgttacattgttgttttttaaaaactttttgtaaaagaaaaactgtcCATCTTGAGTCTGAAATTGATATTGGGAAGCCAAACTGAATTTCTGGCTGAGTTTATATTAACAGGAGAGTAATGAATATGTTGGAATAATCTGGCTTATAAAGTCCTAATTTTATTGTAACTTCCACAAGAATTGAATTATTTCTATGAGTTATGTTGCTGTTGTAAACGTTTTTTCCTCTGGCTTTAACCCACTTTCTGACTGATACAACATCAGGTAAAATAGTTATCAAAGGACAAACACTTAGATCAAACCCTACACTTTACATTAAATAACAACCATATTTCATTCTCCTTcccacctcttcctccccttctgTCCTCATCTCCAATCGCTCACTCCGACACACCTCCTGATTTCCCTCTCTTACTCCTTCCCCCTCCCCACGGTCTACtatcttctctctttctgcagctgTCGTTCCTCGTACGTCTCGTTCCTAGCCCTGACTGGTTTGTGGGAGTGGAGAGCTTTGATCTGTGTGACGGCGACCAATGGAAAGATAATGTGTCGCTGGATCTTTTCCCGTACGATGCAGGAACTGACAGTGGGTTCACCTTCTCCTCCCCAAACTTCGAGACCCTCCCACAGGACAAAATCACACAGGTGGGTCATCCTGAGCCAAGTGCAACATCCGTGAATCCAACAGGCATGGTGTGAACAGGAACATGAGGTTAACATGATAACACCAGGAACGCAGgaacattagtgtgtgtgtgtgtgtgtgtgtgtgtgtgtgtgtgtgtgtgtgtgtgtgagtgtgtgtgtgtgtgagtgtgtgtgtgtgtgagtgtgtgagtgtgtgtgtgtgtgtgtgtgtgtgtgaagaaaatgtaaatgaaatcaGTTCAACAGAAGATCAAACAACTTATAAAGCTTTGTTTGTCCTATTTATCAAGTGACAGATATTGTTGATAAAGTTAACATCATAATTCGACAATCAATGGCATGAGAACTTTAGTACTCAAAATAATCAACACAAAAAGATCTTATATGCAGAAAAGCACGCCTCTCTTTGATGTTATCCAAAAGATTTTACTATGAATATTGATACCTTCTTTTATCTCCAATGAATCCACATATATTCACTTATATTCCTTGTCCACATCCCGTCCACAGATCACATCTTCCTTCCCCAGTCACCCTGCTAACTCCTTTTACTACCCCCGCCTGAAGCACCTGCCGCCAATTGCCAAGATGATGCTGACCAAGATAAAGAAGACCAATCAGATCATCAGCCTGCCTGTGGAGCCCACTGAGTCCAACCTACTGCCAACAGGAAACGAGATTGAAGACAAGCTCATCAGTAAGTCTGAGGAGGAGAGTGGCTTCTTGCACCAAAGTGACGATGAAATACAAACCAGGGAGTCTAGTTGAAGTTACAGATGATTCATTTAAGGGATTTTATAACACTAAAAGATGTTTGCAGATGTTTTATGAGAAAGGAAATGCGATCAACAGGGTTTAGTAAACCCTAAAAGTACATACAACTCACTTTGTTCGGAAACACTGAATGTATATGATAGTAACAGACCTAAATGTCCAACAGAAAAACGCATATTTGAATATCTTAACCATGCACATAATAAGTTAACACAATATAATCAAAGGGTTTCTGTCCTTTTGCACTGATCGATTAATCTACACACTCAAAAGAGATTAAGTGGTGCATAGAACAGATGTAGGTGTTTGGGTGTAAGTCTTTTGCTGACTCAATTGCTTTCATTTGGGAACCATTACAGGGCCACACACAAACTCTATTACTTCCAACCAAAATGCAAAGAAGCCAGTGAAAGCAGGGCATCAGAAAATTCCAGAGGCACATCTGGCATCCAGTGGAAAACATCTTAAAATGAGAGAATTAataagtgaaagagagaaattCTGTACAGCAAGGTTTTGGTCGCGACCCAAAATAGGATCCCACACGTTTGCTTTAACTAGATCTGGATCCATTAGGTGAagctgtgtttatttaatgttggTTCTCAGACTGTTAAACATTAAGACACACAGATTAGTGGTTACTGTAAAAAAGAAGCCCTACTGCAAGTAAGGAAAGAAGGAGAAGTAGGAAAAATGAAGACGGACAGTGTGTGAGACTATACAGTAAAGCCAAACAATACAGTGATGCACTCTAAGGAGGGAAAAACAACCTTTTCTAAAAACATATCTTACCACTGGAAGTCTAAACAGGTTTTTGTGGCAGGGAAAGGGAGACAGATAGAGTGTCTGACTGGCAGGCGGTTCGATGTTCAGGATAAATGCAAAGGCTTGACTCAGCATCAAAGACTACAAGTCTGTTCCCCTGACAACCCATCAACAAACAACAGAATGCAGCCAGGAGCCTGTCGGGGTTTCCTGCCTTGATCCCAATGCGACATCTTACCCTTCTGTCTGTTtatctttccctccctccattAGTCCCTCCGTGTCTTACATGCTTATAACAGATTAGAAATCACCTGTTGTACATTTCATCTTTGcgatacaaaaacataaatcatcTTTGGGTCTTACATCATGTtatcatgttttcctttttaggTCCTTAATGGACACACAAGATGAAGGAGATTTCATTTGCTTGTTCCATCCCTCCTTCCATCCACGTAGCTTCCGTACCGCCTCCCATCCTTCTGCTTTTCTACTCTTAACCCACAGCTGAATCTGTGATACCAATCAGCTGTAAGGAAGCTCCCAACAAGGAGCACGGAGGTATCCCGGCAAGTTCAACAAGTTGGAGAACGAAAGCATAAAATCAAGAAAGACGTAACTTAAGAGTTCAAGATGAGCTccaatatataataataatcccGTATTACAGTAAAAGTGCCTTTTAGCAAGGCTCTAAATCCCTATCTGCCTGCAGGTTCTTATTAAGCCCTTCTTTTTACTGTGACGCAAGTCACAACTGTatcaaaaaaagaataaaaatcaAGCATGGTCAGCAAAAAACTAATTCAATAAAGgttaaattacataattaaacataCCTCAACACTACCACTGCCAAGACTCTATAAGGGTAGCTTTCCGTTCATaaagagctgcacacacagcatACCACCATTCCTTGTTATCCGTTTAATTAATTTATACacttttacaacaaaaaataaggGTTGAATGCCAGTATGTTGcccttttatttctcttcattCCATTCAAACGTATTAAAGAAACTCACACAAATCAGCCAGACTCCTTTTAAAGTTtgccttattttttaaatgtgtatgtctATTCTGTTTACCTTATCTGCACTTCAAAGATTAAGGCTTGTATGTCATATGCACACGAGATACAGTGTAGAAAAGGCACTTTActtctgctgttgtaataatgtaaatgtgacaaataaaggaattctgatttcTGAAAGAGCTAGAAAACAATGAgtgcaaaacaacaaaccaagtctaaatgttaatgtgattatatttccctccctctcactgCAGATACCCCTCTGGACTGCGAGGTGTCAGTGTGGTCTCCATGGGGTTTGTGCAAAGGCAAGTGTGGAGACACAGGCGTGCAGCACCGCACACGCTATGTCATAATGCACCCGGCCAACAACGGATTAGcatgccccctgctggaggaagagaggaaatgcTTCCCCGACAACTGTTTATGACTAAGCCAGGAAAGGcgggagaagaaggagaggagagagaggagagagaagaaagagagaaaggggaggaaagggaggaaaggaagaagacggagaaacaacaacaaaagggcCGCGCTGTGTTCACATGAGGCTTGAATACCACGAAGCAGACTCCTTTATTTCTGCCCTGGCTTTGCCCTGCCTGTGGAAATGACTAATGTACTGAttgttaaaaagcagaaaatgtctCTCCCTGAAGTCACTTTGATGTATCTGACAGCACTAGAGAGGTGTAGTTTGGTTAAATAGCTATTAGACACCAATTCTGTTATGACAGATTATTTAATTGACAGAGGATCGTACAATATTGTTTCAGCCATGAgctaaaaacacatgtttgcaTTGTAATGTAGTTTAATTGGACATCTCTGAAGATCATAGATCATGTGTTTGCCAACAGTGGAATTATAAAACCAAGGAGCTTCCATAAAGCAGATTTggaaataaatcctttaaataataattaagatcTAAAAATCCCTACATCCAAGAAATACGAGACAACAAGACGTCTAGATTGTTCCGTTAGTAGAAGTGAGTCAGATGAATCATTCTCCCCACAttcaaaaccacatttttaaaaagtcattatGTTTGTTTGCCTTAAGACAAACAGTATATTTATTGACAGGATTTTGACCTGTAGTGTACAGTATATCAAGTCGGAAATTATAAGTTGTATTCCTCTATGTTATTGAGATATAAGTCCATTGCTTttgtaaaaaatgcaaaaaaatgtaccaaaaaaacatgtttctgtatgATCAATAAAGTGTAAATACATCATAAGATATTGTGATCTCATTGATTTCGGTTTCTTCAAGAAAGACACAGCTCCTAGATAACCACAATAACACTTGTGAGTTTAATGCTTCTTTAGGGCCCTTTGCTCAGTGCAGTGTTTGACCTTTAAATCTGAATCACACATTTGGGCTCCAGGGCAATATTACTAACACTGCGGTTGCAGGATCAAATTGAATCTAGGGGGAAAAATCTACTAACTGGAGGACCGGAGTTGAAGCCTGATGTTGGCTAACATTCACCCTGATGAAGTGTTGGTCATAAAACTGATGAATGCGCTCAACTATTTAAAACCGTTCACCAAATGTTGATTTAGCCCACAAGGCCTGAAACCTCACACAGCACACTTCAAGCTGTGACGTCCAGTGCAGCACATCCCACTCTAAAGCAGGAGATACGTTTAATAGGCAGAACAGAGAGCACCTACACTTATAGTGACCCTTTTTTTCAGAGGTTTCTTGGCAGGATGGCGACAACACAATTTGAAATGGACCTAAAGTTCGCTTCTTCAGTGAACAGCAATAAGAACATCTGGTGCAAGAGGAAGCGCCTTCCGGTTTGAATGACAGGGGAAAAGAAGATGACTGAGACAGAGAATCAGGGGAGGCAAGAGATGATCTAGTCTCCTTACAGTGTTTTCATCAGTCAGAGAGATGCAGGTGTAAAGCAAATGCCAAGTATACGGTACTATTTGATCAATATTACATTATGCTatgtataaaaaacaatgtaattgCCATACATGTGTTACATACAGCCAGAATACTTGAACACAAGGAATTTGAGGTTTGACTGTGACTCCTCCCGCATAATATACAAATGAATCCAAAGTAAATTATGTTGAAACTAACTAACAGGTTAGCATTATTTGGTACACAGTTAACTGCAGAATATTAATGAtagtatttaaaagaaaatatgatttaaatatgaCGGACATGACCAAAATATATCCATAGTCTACTACAGTACTATTTCAGTGGCAGGGATATTAAACAAATtgattaaagaggccctattatgctttttcgagcttcccctttcctgtagtgtgctatataggtttttgtgcatgtaaatgctccGCAAAGGAGGAATTTGAAAGTTCCCTTCATggggagtttctctccactGCCTGCAACGCCCCATTGGgctcctttgttttgttatgtaacATAGAGTCATCACTATCTAACACAAGCTtctctattggctagcgctccaacacattgcaagtgataggctaaggggcgggacatttctaagcagttgatcaatcacaaaagagcaagccagctaaccaatcagagcagactgggctctggtttgagacagagggtgaaaagaggtgctgcaacacaggcagtatgagaaaaataaagaggtttttgaacattaaagcatggagacatgtcccagtagaggcacaaaataaatatatgaaccTCAAAACGAGCAAAACAGGGCCTTttcaagtattaaaaaaaaagtgtgattcTTTGCTGACTGAGGAGAAACAACTTCTGCAGATGCTAAATATGAGATGATTTAttctgtgtgtgggggggggggggttgtgggTTGGTTTACTTTATACTGTAAGTGACCTCGTCTAGAGTTGGTGTATGGCACTACTGTGTGTTATGGTTTGGCTTTCAATGTTCAACAACATTTGAACTCTCTTTAATACTGTAGTAACCCACACGGTGACATTGGTAATCTTTACAGCTTAGAAAGGTTAAAAGGTGAACACCATGTTTCAAAAAATATACAAGATGTAAATAAATCAGCAGGCCAGATGATAAGTGCATTTGTCTTATGCCAAGGCTAGCAATAAATCAATGTACTACAGTATAGTTTGCCAATATATTCTCAAACTTGAAGGACATCCACATGAgatgaacacatttctgaatATGTTATTTGCTTTTCTTGCATCTTGCTGTAGCTAGTGAGCTGACCCTTAGGGCAAAGTTCAGCATCTATCCATTTTGATTTAGTGCAGAGCAAGCACTCGGCCCTCCGGGGGAATTACATTTACAGCAGTATCAGACCAGTCTCCTGCAGCATCAACATGTTTAATCCCATATAACCTTTTACAAGTTTTGTTTGtggatattttctttattttagcaGTTTAATTCCACAGGTTCTTATTTTTAAGATGTGATAATGTCAACAGCAAATCTTTCTtatgttttgatgttgtttttgtgatgtTGATTCATGATGTTTTTTCTAAAGCAACAAACTTTAGCATTGTGCCCATGACACAGGtaccttataataaagttgacCTTTCCGTAAGTGTACTTTAATTTACTGTGGGATTCTCTATGTCTGCAGGAAGTAGTCTGTCCCATCAATCATTATACTGAACAGCTTTGCTATTGGCTCCCAGTTTAACCAGTCACAAGTTGACCAGAAGGTCTCGTCACACAAAACAGCACCTGTGAGTTTCTCA
The DNA window shown above is from Eleginops maclovinus isolate JMC-PN-2008 ecotype Puerto Natales chromosome 23, JC_Emac_rtc_rv5, whole genome shotgun sequence and carries:
- the spon2b gene encoding spondin-2b translates to METTRNTLSIPEALYHLILMMLTLGQGVHSMPVPTDVPMCTASETAQYKLTFSGKWTQAAFPKQYPVYRPPAQWSNLIGVTHSSDFHMWQRNEFASNGVREFAEKGEAWTLMKEVEVAGERIQSVYGIVSAPAVVGGTGQMKTEFEVFARHSYLSFLVRLVPSPDWFVGVESFDLCDGDQWKDNVSLDLFPYDAGTDSGFTFSSPNFETLPQDKITQITSSFPSHPANSFYYPRLKHLPPIAKMMLTKIKKTNQIISLPVEPTESNLLPTGNEIEDKLINTPLDCEVSVWSPWGLCKGKCGDTGVQHRTRYVIMHPANNGLACPLLEEERKCFPDNCL